In Aquincola tertiaricarbonis, the genomic stretch TTCCCGCTGCTGTCGCCCACCACCTTCTTCCTGCTGGTGATCAACGTGGTGTACGCCTTCTTCGACACCTTCGCGATCGTCGATGCAGCCACCCAGGGCGGCCCCGGCAAGGACACTGCGATCCTGGTCTACAAGGTGTACTACGACGGCTTCAAGGCGCTGGACCTGGGCGGCTCGGCCGCACAGTCGGTGGTGCTGATGGTCATCGTGATTGCGCTCACGGTGGTGCAGTTCAAGTTCGTCGAGAAGAAAGTGAACTACTGATGGTCGAGCGCCGTCCCACGCTGGGCATCCTGGCCCACGTCATCCTGTTGCTGGGAGTGGCGATCGTCGCCTTCCCGGTGTACCTGACCTTCGTCGCCTCCACCCACACCGCCAGCGAGGTGGTGCAGCAGCCGATGCCGTTGCTGCCGGGGGCGCACTTCATCGAGAACTACCGCACCGCGCTGTTCGGCACCGGCAGCGGTGGCGGCTCCAACGCGGCGGTGGGCCGCATGATGATGGTCAGTTTGATCAGCGCGCTGATCATCGCCCTCGGCAAGATCGCGATCTCGCTGCTGTCGGCCTTTGCGCTGGTGTACTTCAAGTTCCCGTTCCGCAAGTTCTTCTTCTGGGCCATCTTCGTCACGCTGATGCTGCCGGTGGAGGTGCGCATCGGGCCCACCTACAAGGTGGTGAGCGACCTGGGCATGCTCAACAGCTATGCCGGCCTGACGGT encodes the following:
- the ugpE gene encoding sn-glycerol-3-phosphate ABC transporter permease UgpE: MVERRPTLGILAHVILLLGVAIVAFPVYLTFVASTHTASEVVQQPMPLLPGAHFIENYRTALFGTGSGGGSNAAVGRMMMVSLISALIIALGKIAISLLSAFALVYFKFPFRKFFFWAIFVTLMLPVEVRIGPTYKVVSDLGMLNSYAGLTVPLIASATATFLFRQFFLTVPDELVEAARIDGAGPLRFFKDVLVPLSTTSIAALFVIQFIYGWNQYLWPLLVTTQEDMYPVVIGIKRMIAGGEAGNEWNLIMATAMLAMIPPALVVMLMQKWFVKGLVDTEK